Within the Magnetococcus sp. PR-3 genome, the region AGAAATCTCCACCTCTTCACCAGTTTTGGGGTTACGACCCTGACGGGGGTTCTTCTCCCGCATGGTGAAATTACCAAATCCGGAAATCTTAACCGGATCACCACTTTCCAGTTGGTTACGAATGAGTTCGAAAACCGATTCCA harbors:
- a CDS encoding integration host factor subunit alpha, giving the protein MTKADIVQTVYQRLGLSKKESADIVESVFELIRNQLESGDPVKISGFGNFTMREKNPRQGRNPKTGEEVEISARRVVTFKASQILLNRVNNGKG